The Anguilla rostrata isolate EN2019 chromosome 1, ASM1855537v3, whole genome shotgun sequence nucleotide sequence TCACAAATCATATATATTGTGTGCCCATGACACCAGTCTGAATGGGCACCATCACTATGGTTAATGTTTCTAGCATTTGTCTTATTACCTATTTGTTATGTGGCAGCACAGTTACTTTCAAGGGGATACCTGGGTCCACATTGAGTCACAAGACATTTTCTTTAACGCTGCTAAATAGATTTACCTATGCTTAACTAGTTTTTACACATTGGCCCCTTTTGAAGCTAGAAGTGCAGTCAAGTCCTTTTCTCAGTGATACAACAGCAAACTTCCTCTAGGCACTTCAGCTTACAACCCTTTGGCCTGAGTTTGATTCCTTGACTGCACTACTTCACCATCCGTCTCTGATCTGTCCACTCTGCCCTGCAAATTACatcataataacaaattaatctGTTCTCAATTAGCCTGTCTTATAAATGCAGTAACTGCCTCCTTCTGGCAAAGAAAATGACCTCTGTTAGCTTATAAACTTCAGAGGAAAAACAATAGGTAATAATATTATGGACAAATTAAGTTGGCCTACACTACCCTTCTTCCACTTGGATGCCTGTTGCgctttccctttaaaaaaaagtaatttcacatTAGGCTAATTAATTAGATGAGAGTTGACAGTACACATGCTTGTTGATTTGGAGATGCTGAATAGCACCAGAGGAATAATGAAAAAGGAATGGATGAAGTGAAATGAGTGAACAGCAGTAAATCAAAAGGACTGAGCACTACTGTGGTTACAGTCATCACTGAAATGTAGCTGAGAGTCCAAAGTGCCCTCACAGGTTCACAGGTTTGGAAATGTACTTCTTCCAATCACAGGAAAACTGTGATTATCATGTAGGGTTGTCATTAATCAGTCTCTTTGTGTATGATGTAATCAGTGTAAATGGAGAGCCCACAAAGACATGCCATGCAGGTTTTGTGTGTGGATAAGTGCGGTTATGGTCTGATCCATGGTCTACTTATACTTTGGTACCCGTTCAACCTCTGTTTGGGACAAGGCCCACATTGTTCTTATCACATTTTCCTAACCCCCATTCAACCTAAAGTTTGGAAATTTATGAAAATTTTTTAGGTGGAATCCATCTCTCTGACCCCCTACCCATATTCAGTTTCTAGCCTATACTTGCCTGGCCCAGCCCATTCTTTCTATACAATGTGACCGAGTGCGATATAGCACAGTGAATAGCATAGTGCCTCTCTGGTAGCAATGCTGCACTGATGCCTACACAGTGTGAGCTGGTCTGTTCCCATGGCAACTCCTCCCACCTCCATTCCACCACCTGTTGATTGGTGAAATGGGAGGACTTGTGCCAGGGAGAGGAAGATGGTGGGTGGAAATCAATGGTGAAGAATAGCAGAGTAAATGTGAAAGGGGACATATGCACCTCCATATAAATCTGGACATGAATTTACGTTGTGccatatgcaaaaaaaaaaaaaaaggaatgaaataGCAATAAATGTGAACAGGATTAAATGTGCAGCTCTCTGCTtgtgtatttataaaaatgtgtgtattgATGTGCATGTCTTTTGACGAGGAGATGTGAGGAGAAgcttgtgctgtttgtgtgtggaagtgAGATGACATCATGATCAAATCTCTCTCAGTCTTTACATTGAAGTCGAGGGTTAACAGATGCAGACGCTTTACTCACTCTCTATTCTGCCCGTGTGCCTGGGGCATTGCTAATCCCTCATTCCTTTAGCCTCAAGCACTAACACAATGAGCTCCTTTCCCCAGATTGATGACATTGACTGTCAGTATCATTTTAGCATATCTGCTCTCTGCATTATAGATAAGAGCAGTGGTGCAATATTCTTGGTTTAAGCACCATAGGCAGGGCTTTAATACAATGAAGCCCCTACCAGCCTCAGGACTTTGGAACTGATCTGCCACTGACTATGCACTTCACTGTGCTCACTTGTATTTATTACTTGCATTTCTGCTCTCCTGGGCAAGCCCTCCCAGTAATTATTGAATGAGTAACACTGCCACATTAACTGTCAATAACAAATCATTTCCTGACAGTAGATTTTCATTCCTGCCTCATCTTTAAGTGCCGCAtacaatacagtatatttactgCCCACGGCAGACAAACTGTATGCTGTAAATGTGGTAAGGGAGGTTGATGGCATCTGCCCAGAAGCTTTTCACATTACAAGGAGCCTCAAAAGAGGACAATGCTCCTTTCTCctccgtgtgtgtctgtctgtgagtccACATGTCAATGCAAAGCCATATGAAACTATGACCCAACCAAGAGATTTGGCCCCAATGTGTGTATTCTATCTGGGCGATGTCACAACcccagatttattatttttggactGGCCTAGCACGACTCCATTGACTGGAGGCTAATgatactttttgaaatattataaCATAAGGCTGGTTTGTCATGTCAGGCATACATCCAAGTCTTAACTGACGAAATACATTAAATAGTTTGAAAATGGTGAAAAGTGTAATGGTCCTGTAATGGCcctgtaattaaataattgtctTATCCCTGAGAAATATTTGGCCCTATtaatcataattcataattgaTGGTTCAAACTGCTCAGGATGGGGCATgattactgtaaatgttttggTCTCCACGGCTACAAACCTCTCCAAAATGCTTAGTGATGAAACGGGTTGACTAGGCAATAAATTCtggtatttaattttttttcattgatatttaaatagctattatgtattataataaATAGGTTTATTGCAGACAGCATAGactgaaaatgttaaaagctTTACTGGGACAAATTCAAGGTTAATGTTCAGAAATGTGATCCATTTCATATCTAAAATACCAAAGAATGTCATAATACAAAGCATAATACccataaaatcattttcatttttattatcagtTCACTTATTTGTTGAAGGGGTTTGTTTTATGACTACTACAAGATATGAAGAGGACCATGTTGATAAGATCCAGTCTGAGGCCAGAAAATTGATCTTAACTTTTAGCAAAACTCAATtatcccctttttttttgttgcattagaAATAGGAGGGGGATGACTGAGCAATGTTGTGACTTGCTGCAGATGGGACTTTCGCATGAACTCCATTTTCCTGGAACTTAAGGCTATCCCAAAAGCAAAAAGCTTTCTGAGCAGGAAATCCAAACTCAGAATTTGGCTATGTGATATGTAACGTGAATTCTTTTTGCATCAACAGAACTACCACGTATTGAAAGGGAATATTATCAATCCCCAATCCCCCATCTCCCCGCACCCCATTTTTGCTTTGAAACTAATGTCTTTACCTAACTTTGACCTCGGTGTTTCTGTGTCCCTTCTAAAAATCtcagaaatatttcacagacccttccaagaaacattttttactgCCACTCGCATATTTATTACATGCTTTCATTTCCCTAAATAGCAAAAAGGCATTCCATTTCATTCCAAATTACTCTTTTGTGTTCTTTACCCAGTTTGCCCACTCAAAACAGATGAATTTTACCTTGGAATTAGTGAATATAACTATTGTTTCCATTGCTTCCGCTGTAATCCTCTGCTGAGTTCTAAGTGTGCTGATGCGTTATTGAGAAAGTTAAATTGTCTGCATACAGAATTATGGGCTTCCTGCACAGTCTTGGCTCATACTTCAAACAAGGTTTCTCCAAAATATGAATCTTAACTGGCTAAAAAGGCTACTAGTCAATCTGAAGAATAACCAATTTGAATCTGCACAATGTTTGCAGCTAAATCTGCTACtcctttattatattttttgtccTGATATTTTAACTATTGGGAAGTTagaaaactgttattttaatatttatttaattgggTGTGTTATAGGAAACTTAGCAGAGAAAATGTAATACtgtaaataactaaatacagtatttatgttTACTGGTGCAAATGTATCATTCATTGTTAACAGGTTCAGGCTCAGTCCTTTCAGCATCAACTAAGCCAAGTTTTTGAACTTTGCTTGGCCCTAATAAAgcttaaaatcacaaaaaaatgttattacatttaaaaatggatatATGGAAACCTTGCAGGAATCCATTGTAGGCAAACAGCATAGTTTGTATTGTCATATCCATTCCAACAAGAATACAGTTGAATGTTAATCTTcatcttctgtttttaatttttagtcAATCTTGCAAATAAAATATCCCACTGCTGAAATGTATCTCTTATCAATCTTGATTAGGTGATTTTTGGTTTCATAGGAACAGGCATGGTTGTCCATGTACCCTGCAACCGTGTGTCTGACTGTCATTCATACGTCATGAGAGGCAGAAACACGAACAGCTGCTCACCTGGCTGAATACTGTAAAGATTTTGCTCATTCTATCCCTGTGGCAACTGATACAATCCCCATGGCTTTATCTCTAAATCCTAATCTTAATCCCAGTTTCTTGCCTGTGAAGTGCATTAGTAAATTGTAATAATCCTAGGCTTGCAAGAGGCTGTGGATAGAAACTGGGGAAACCAACACAAGTGCATATGATCTGAGACAAAAGGAgcttagatttatttatttgtttttgttcttttttgctttgtcttAAGTTTCATCCTTGTCTGgccttcattttaaattagGGTAATAAATGAATTGAGTTTCACTTTTCACTCCTGACATGGAATTATTGGAGGCGTagggagtgggtggggtgggatttGGAGGAGGGCCACTCGAGAGGTTTGGGATTGTTTCACCATCTCCAGCTTCGATATCAGTAGTTGAAGGAATTACTAGCAGCAGTTTAGAAAACAAGACAATTATTAATGCTAAATAAAGCTCTAATAACTGTATTAACCAATGCTTGGCTTCCATTTTGTAAAAACTTAACACAATCTGTGTGATGGGAGTTGAGACCTCACGCTGACCGGAATTTGTTTGTTCGTAGGGAACTCCTTTGGGGCCAATGGCACAGAGACGGACAACAAGGTGAATGTGTCCTCACCATTAAACAGGGAGGACGAGCAGATGGCTGGAGTCACAGGGTCCATCAGCCCCGTTTCCCTCCCCGTGAGAGCTGAACGCAAGccaagggggggagaggagctgggaagcggcatgctgggagagggtATCGCCCCTGGGGGCAATGGCCATGAGATCAGCCTGGATTCAGCGGAAAACGACCACCTACTTAACGTGGGGTCTGAGGGCATGGGTTCCAACCTACCTACCCTACCTGCACCCCGCGGACCAGCTGACGTACATCTGGATTTCAAGGATGACAAAGACCAACTGCCGCACACTGATCCTCCCTGGCAGAGGGCCAAAGAACACCAGGAAGTCACTGTGTTCGATCTGGACCGTCaaccacacagccccacacccaGCCTGCCCCACTTCCAACCTGATGCCTTCACTGTGGACTTCTTTGACCCTGCCTCACGCCGTCGGAACCTGGACCTGTCCGACACAGGTGCCCACGAGCTACAGGGAGGCAACCCCAACTCCTGGGAGCTGCCTGAAGGCTATGAGTACACCACCAATTACGAGAACAGCTACTCCACCATCGAGAACCAGTACACCACCGTCGAAAGGCGGGATGAGTCCGTCATGCGCTTCGCAACTGCACCTCCCTCGGTGCACTTTAACCCCCGCCGCCCTGACATCAAGCTGCCAAGTGGGTCTGCTGAGGATGAGGAACCCCCTGCTGCCCCGGGAGTGGTGGATGCTACCAATGGGTCTCTCTGTCGCCAGGGCTACGTGCGCCACAATGCCACCTGCCGCTCTGTCTGTGATTTCTTTCCGAGCTACTGCTTCAATGGGGGTCAGTGCTATCTGGTGGAGGGGGCAGGAGTCTTCTGCAGGTAAGATCAAGCAAGCAGGGAGAGGATTCTTTCCAAATATATCTATACCAGACCATGTCTATAACAGACATCTACTTTAACTTGTGTTTAAATGCTTCCTTCTCCAGACATATATCCAAATGCATTACAGCCAATAGGTAATATAGCAAActtctttaaatatatataaagtttGCAGAAAAAATTGCGAACAAttgtaattttatatatttgggtgagggagaaaaatgaatgcccttggaaaaattcagaaagATTTCCATCATGACAAGTCACTGGAAAAACTATAATGGGCGGGGCCGAATTCCATCACAATTCTTGTGCTCTGGTTTTCTGATCAATATTTGGTGGCTTTGGGACTTTATATGCAAAGTTGTTCTGCCACCCCAGGCCGCCACTCTACATTGTTGAATATTAAGGGGGGCACACACCGGATGTCGTTCAGCCCGTTTATTAAAGgtgctaaaataacaaaatgaggCAACATACGTGGCACGGCACTGTTCACCTGAAGCAATAAAAAGGGCTACAATAAATGACAGTTTGCAAAGCTGACATATGCTAAGCCAGCAGTAGAAAGCATTAGGAAGCTTGTCATAATAAAGCTGGAaagaacagacatttttatagAGTATTGGTGgtgagagaatgagggagaggagaagaagacaCTTAGGAAGGCAAGGAGAAATATATGGTTTCATTGACATTTACGAGAGCTGATACAGATATTCTCCACATCTAcacatttcagtaaattatCTGACAACAATATCATGCTTGTCTCTTGTTCATTTATTAACATCATTTGTTGCTTTTCTAAGCAACGCATCAATAGAGAAACTACCTGCTTGACTTGTCATTTTAATGGAATAAAGACAGAAGTAGCCTATGTGGGTCTGAGAAATATATTTGCAGTATCACCAGTTCTACCAGTGcttaaatgcaattaaacttTAGCCAACTTGAGCCTGTTTGATCTAAATGTGGAATCAAACACGGCAAAGCCTGCTAGCTAGCAATATAATTAACAATAGTGcacattttagttttgttagCAGTGTTGATGTGTCTAGTGGTGGGTTTGGTTGTCATTTTTTGGTGATTTCACCATGGTTTCTGGTCTAATCTGCCATTGTGCTCCTGTATTCACACTATGGATACCATCCATGTTCCCCACCTCATCTTTTTTCTGAATTCTTTTTGTGCTGCTATGAGTGCAAATAGTGGCTTAGTGACAAAAGAATAATTCAGTATGAAATGTTAATAGTAAAATTTCATATTATATAAAAGAAGAGTTTTTAACATGTTACTTGTGACCCACCTGAATCCCTCCAACCACCCATAAATATATCCCAACCCACAGGTTCAGGAACCGCAGTACTGTAGGAACCATACCTCAGCCAGAGAGGCCCACATCACAGTTTTTCCCTAAAACAAGTATTAGCTTGATTCTATGCACTGATGGGGTGCAACCATCATCATCCATTAGGTCAAACTTGGGCATATTGGAAATGACTTCCACTTTTGTTGCATACATTGCAACTCCCTTGACTGACGATGTGATAATCTGTAAGCATTAAACAGCTTACTgctctgtttgtgtgaatacCAGAACGTCATCTAAGTAACAGAGTAAACTGCTGCAATTTATATCACCAAATATACTTAACATTTTCCTCATGAACAAGGCAGGGCTATTGCAGAGTACCTGTGTCATCCTGTTATATTTGTGTAATCCTAAAGGAGTGGAAAACACTGTATATTTCTTGTCTTCTTCGCATTTCGGGAGATTATAAAAGCCAAAAGTCAAATCCACAGTGCTAAAGTAAGTATTGCCCCCGAGTGCAGCTAGGCAGTTGGACTTGTGTGGGAGTGGATGCACATCGTTGATGGTTCTCGTGTTTCACCATTAGAAGCCTGTGCATATTCTGAGCCCTCTATCCTGTTTCCATACAGCCACTAACCTACATTTCCACTAGAACCTGCCTTAGTTCCTGCACTGGAGGCATCTTCAGTCAGGAAGCCCAAAATGGACGTTTATCTGTCAGTCTATTTCAGTGTACAAAACCCTTGGCTTCACCACAGTCAAataagtgttttaaaaacacaacttgGTAATCTGTCAGTAACTGCACTAGACCTAGCTTAGTTGAACTACTACTACTGACTCTGCAAGACTCTATATCAATATCCCCTAACTTCAGGGTCATCATCTGTACATCGTTTGCCTAGCAGCAGTGTCCCTGAGGGTTCACATGCTTTTTGACATGAGCCCTGGAAAGCAGTGAAATCTACTGTCAGACACAGAGACATGTCGGCCAGTTAGCTATTTCTTTTCAATGTGATGGGCTTCTTAGTTGGATTGAGCACCTTCATGGGGGAACAGCGGTCTCCCCACATTGGCGTGACCACCCTCCTCATTAAAACATTCTGTGGCATGGACCTTGATGTGGTGGGCCCAATAATCACTGTACTCCTAGGTGGCATAAGAACCCTACTGGGCAGACTGTCCCAAACTAAATACTCTTGTTTTGGAAATAAAGTGACTGATTGGGTTAATTTTACTGTGCCAACTTGCTTGGGcatctccccaccccaccaacgTGCTAGACTTGCCATCGTGTTGAGACACTGTTCACACTCTGGAGATGGTTGTGGATTTTCATGAGCTATCTCTCTCCAGTAGTCATCACTGGTTTTCATCCATTGTATCAGCTAATTGATCACATTGGGACCAATGATGAGATCATCACCCTGACCTGGTACTactaaaacagaaacaatgcaGTCCATGGCTGCACTTTCTAGGAGTTCTGAAACACCATCTGATAATCGACTGACATAGCGCAAGATTTGTTCACTGATCATTCTTCCAAATTTTCATAATCTCCTTTGAGGGTTAGcctacactacatttccaaaagtattttGGGCACCTGAATATCATCACCCATATGTTCTTGTTGAACATCTCGTTCCAAACCCATGGGGATTCATAAGCTGGACCCTCCTTTGCAGCTGTAATAGCCCCCACTCCTCTGGCTCACAGTCGGCAATCCAATTCATTACagaggtgtttgatggggtagaggtcagggctctgtgcaggccagtcaagttcttccccaccaaactcagcaatccatttctttatggaccttacTTTGTACATGGGGGCATTGTAATACTGCAAGACAAATTAATTCTACAGGTGAACGTGTTAGCCACACTTCGAGCCATTGATTTAGACAAAGGTGAAGCTAATTAAGGGTTATTGTTTTCCTACTTAACCATTGTTCTGCAGTTCTGGTTTACCTCCTGATGAAGACCATGTGGCCAAAATCCATTGGGATATCTTATTGTTTCTATTTTGAACCTgtcaatgaaataaatgcattttaactccAAATAGGCAGAGTGCCTtggttcctgttttgttttttggaacatAGTGAGGTACTGTGGTTAGCTGTAGACAGTTTAAGGCTCTGCTGCAGGGATAATAAAATCTGTTCCTGTAAATTCTTTCCCTGTAATCAGGGATTTGTTTAGActtgggacaccaggtgagtcgaatctctgaccaatcagtgaaacaaatcaaacaatTGACTATCAGATAGAAAAAGCAGTGTGCCTTGTGGGCCTTGAGGACCAGATTTAAGTATCTAGGccctgctctgctgtgtgtgcccAGTGAGTGAGCAGATCTCCTGGTCAGAGAAGAGCACCCATCCCCATTGTCTGGCTGTAACCCATTGGGTTAAAATAGCTCAGAGTTGTGGTGGTCAGGTATATTCCAGGAGGGCTTGTTTACTGATTTGCTTATCTGAATATATGAATTCATTAACAACTGCAGTTTAATTATAGCATTATAAAAATACGAGCTGTAGTCATAGCTCTTTTGCTGTTACAATCTGTCTGTAAATGTCTCTTGGGGTTATGCACTCTTTCTTGTGTTTCTCTTCCATCCTCTCCCTGTCTTTGTctcagtttttttgttgcaccCTTGAAAAGAAGGGACAAAGACACAAGCAACCCAGAAAG carries:
- the LOC135259749 gene encoding chondroitin sulfate proteoglycan 5-like isoform X2; protein product: MGRETQFCSGCWRWVMLSSFLVLHLIPLYAHGNSFGANGTETDNKVNVSSPLNREDEQMAGVTGSISPVSLPVRAERKPRGGEELGSGMLGEGIAPGGNGHEISLDSAENDHLLNVGSEGMGSNLPTLPAPRGPADVHLDFKDDKDQLPHTDPPWQRAKEHQEVTVFDLDRQPHSPTPSLPHFQPDAFTVDFFDPASRRRNLDLSDTGAHELQGGNPNSWELPEGYEYTTNYENSYSTIENQYTTVERRDESVMRFATAPPSVHFNPRRPDIKLPSGSAEDEEPPAAPGVVDATNGSLCRQGYVRHNATCRSVCDFFPSYCFNGGQCYLVEGAGVFCRCNVQDYIWHKGSRCESVITEFQVMCIAIGGAALMVLLLFMITVCFAKKLHLLKTENSKLRKRSKYRPPSEQHNDNFSLSTIAEGSHPNVRKLCDTPPTLPHARALAYYDNIICQDDPNAQNKLEDPVKSPPPKEDEPLNIQNSLTPKHENNKAACEENSSEGGVTVEVEERLLKHSSKKPPASSALDHDACFHRHHYSSPELGRRGRADSQLEQRDVPPRQVGSPISTRSLPTLPTKMTRPRGGKAYTF
- the LOC135259749 gene encoding chondroitin sulfate proteoglycan 5-like isoform X3 — translated: MGRETQFCSGCWRWVMLSSFLVLHLIPLYAHGNSFGANGTETDNKVNVSSPLNREDEQMAGVTGSISPVSLPVRAERKPRGGEELGSGMLGEGIAPGGNGHEISLDSAENDHLLNVGSEGMGSNLPTLPAPRGPADVHLDFKDDKDQLPHTDPPWQRAKEHQEVTVFDLDRQPHSPTPSLPHFQPDAFTVDFFDPASRRRNLDLSDTGAHELQGGNPNSWELPEGYEYTTNYENSYSTIENQYTTVERRDESVMRFATAPPSVHFNPRRPDIKLPSGSAEDEEPPAAPGVVDATNGSLCRQGYVRHNATCRSVCDFFPSYCFNGGQCYLVEGAGVFCRCNVQDYIWHKGSRCESVITEFQVMCIAIGGAALMVLLLFMITVCFAKKLHLLKTENSKLRKRSSKYRPPSEQHNDNFSLSTIAEGSHPNKTMSRYTWECKTKEEPECEDDPNAQNKLEDPVKSPPPKEDEPLNIQNSLTPKHENNKAACEENSSEGGVTVEVEERLLKHSSKKPPASSALDHDACFHRHHYSSPELGRRGRADSQLEQRDVPPRQVGSPISTRSLPTLPTKMTRPRGGKAYTF
- the LOC135259749 gene encoding chondroitin sulfate proteoglycan 5-like isoform X4 — its product is MGRETQFCSGCWRWVMLSSFLVLHLIPLYAHGNSFGANGTETDNKVNVSSPLNREDEQMAGVTGSISPVSLPVRAERKPRGGEELGSGMLGEGIAPGGNGHEISLDSAENDHLLNVGSEGMGSNLPTLPAPRGPADVHLDFKDDKDQLPHTDPPWQRAKEHQEVTVFDLDRQPHSPTPSLPHFQPDAFTVDFFDPASRRRNLDLSDTGAHELQGGNPNSWELPEGYEYTTNYENSYSTIENQYTTVERRDESVMRFATAPPSVHFNPRRPDIKLPSGSAEDEEPPAAPGVVDATNGSLCRQGYVRHNATCRSVCDFFPSYCFNGGQCYLVEGAGVFCRCNVQDYIWHKGSRCESVITEFQVMCIAIGGAALMVLLLFMITVCFAKKLHLLKTENSKLRKRSKYRPPSEQHNDNFSLSTIAEGSHPNKTMSRYTWECKTKEEPECEDDPNAQNKLEDPVKSPPPKEDEPLNIQNSLTPKHENNKAACEENSSEGGVTVEVEERLLKHSSKKPPASSALDHDACFHRHHYSSPELGRRGRADSQLEQRDVPPRQVGSPISTRSLPTLPTKMTRPRGGKAYTF
- the LOC135259749 gene encoding chondroitin sulfate proteoglycan 5-like isoform X7, which codes for MGRETQFCSGCWRWVMLSSFLVLHLIPLYAHGNSFGANGTETDNKVNVSSPLNREDEQMAGVTGSISPVSLPVRAERKPRGGEELGSGMLGEGIAPGGNGHEISLDSAENDHLLNVGSEGMGSNLPTLPAPRGPADVHLDFKDDKDQLPHTDPPWQRAKEHQEVTVFDLDRQPHSPTPSLPHFQPDAFTVDFFDPASRRRNLDLSDTGAHELQGGNPNSWELPEGYEYTTNYENSYSTIENQYTTVERRDESVMRFATAPPSVHFNPRRPDIKLPSGSAEDEEPPAAPGVVDATNGSLCRQGYVRHNATCRSVCDFFPSYCFNGGQCYLVEGAGVFCRCNVQDYIWHKGSRCESVITEFQVMCIAIGGAALMVLLLFMITVCFAKKLHLLKTENSKLRKRSSKYRPPSEQHNDNFSLSTIAEGSHPNVRKLCDTPPTLPHARALAYYDNIICQDDPNAQNKLEDPVKSPPPKEDEPLNIQNSLTPKHENNKAACEENSSEVNSLQNNMM
- the LOC135259749 gene encoding chondroitin sulfate proteoglycan 5-like isoform X1, with product MGRETQFCSGCWRWVMLSSFLVLHLIPLYAHGNSFGANGTETDNKVNVSSPLNREDEQMAGVTGSISPVSLPVRAERKPRGGEELGSGMLGEGIAPGGNGHEISLDSAENDHLLNVGSEGMGSNLPTLPAPRGPADVHLDFKDDKDQLPHTDPPWQRAKEHQEVTVFDLDRQPHSPTPSLPHFQPDAFTVDFFDPASRRRNLDLSDTGAHELQGGNPNSWELPEGYEYTTNYENSYSTIENQYTTVERRDESVMRFATAPPSVHFNPRRPDIKLPSGSAEDEEPPAAPGVVDATNGSLCRQGYVRHNATCRSVCDFFPSYCFNGGQCYLVEGAGVFCRCNVQDYIWHKGSRCESVITEFQVMCIAIGGAALMVLLLFMITVCFAKKLHLLKTENSKLRKRSSKYRPPSEQHNDNFSLSTIAEGSHPNVRKLCDTPPTLPHARALAYYDNIICQDDPNAQNKLEDPVKSPPPKEDEPLNIQNSLTPKHENNKAACEENSSEGGVTVEVEERLLKHSSKKPPASSALDHDACFHRHHYSSPELGRRGRADSQLEQRDVPPRQVGSPISTRSLPTLPTKMTRPRGGKAYTF
- the LOC135259749 gene encoding chondroitin sulfate proteoglycan 5-like isoform X9, yielding MGRETQFCSGCWRWVMLSSFLVLHLIPLYAHGNSFGANGTETDNKVNVSSPLNREDEQMAGVTGSISPVSLPVRAERKPRGGEELGSGMLGEGIAPGGNGHEISLDSAENDHLLNVGSEGMGSNLPTLPAPRGPADVHLDFKDDKDQLPHTDPPWQRAKEHQEVTVFDLDRQPHSPTPSLPHFQPDAFTVDFFDPASRRRNLDLSDTGAHELQGGNPNSWELPEGYEYTTNYENSYSTIENQYTTVERRDESVMRFATAPPSVHFNPRRPDIKLPSGSAEDEEPPAAPGVVDATNGSLCRQGYVRHNATCRSVCDFFPSYCFNGGQCYLVEGAGVFCRCNVQDYIWHKGSRCESVITEFQVMCIAIGGAALMVLLLFMITVCFAKKLHLLKTENSKLRKRSKYRPPSEQHNDNFSLSTIAEGSHPNKTMSRYTWECKTKEEPECEDDPNAQNKLEDPVKSPPPKEDEPLNIQNSLTPKHENNKAACEENSSEVNSLQNNMM
- the LOC135259749 gene encoding chondroitin sulfate proteoglycan 5-like isoform X8; the encoded protein is MGRETQFCSGCWRWVMLSSFLVLHLIPLYAHGNSFGANGTETDNKVNVSSPLNREDEQMAGVTGSISPVSLPVRAERKPRGGEELGSGMLGEGIAPGGNGHEISLDSAENDHLLNVGSEGMGSNLPTLPAPRGPADVHLDFKDDKDQLPHTDPPWQRAKEHQEVTVFDLDRQPHSPTPSLPHFQPDAFTVDFFDPASRRRNLDLSDTGAHELQGGNPNSWELPEGYEYTTNYENSYSTIENQYTTVERRDESVMRFATAPPSVHFNPRRPDIKLPSGSAEDEEPPAAPGVVDATNGSLCRQGYVRHNATCRSVCDFFPSYCFNGGQCYLVEGAGVFCRCNVQDYIWHKGSRCESVITEFQVMCIAIGGAALMVLLLFMITVCFAKKLHLLKTENSKLRKRSSKYRPPSEQHNDNFSLSTIAEGSHPNKTMSRYTWECKTKEEPECEDDPNAQNKLEDPVKSPPPKEDEPLNIQNSLTPKHENNKAACEENSSEVNSLQNNMM
- the LOC135259749 gene encoding chondroitin sulfate proteoglycan 5-like isoform X6: MGRETQFCSGCWRWVMLSSFLVLHLIPLYAHGNSFGANGTETDNKVNVSSPLNREDEQMAGVTGSISPVSLPVRAERKPRGGEELGSGMLGEGIAPGGNGHEISLDSAENDHLLNVGSEGMGSNLPTLPAPRGPADVHLDFKDDKDQLPHTDPPWQRAKEHQEVTVFDLDRQPHSPTPSLPHFQPDAFTVDFFDPASRRRNLDLSDTGAHELQGGNPNSWELPEGYEYTTNYENSYSTIENQYTTVERRDESVMRFATAPPSVHFNPRRPDIKLPSGSAEDEEPPAAPGVVDATNGSLCRQGYVRHNATCRSVCDFFPSYCFNGGQCYLVEGAGVFCRCNVQDYIWHKGSRCESVITEFQVMCIAIGGAALMVLLLFMITVCFAKKLHLLKTENSKLRKRSKYRPPSEQHNDNFSLSTIAEGSHPNDDPNAQNKLEDPVKSPPPKEDEPLNIQNSLTPKHENNKAACEENSSEGGVTVEVEERLLKHSSKKPPASSALDHDACFHRHHYSSPELGRRGRADSQLEQRDVPPRQVGSPISTRSLPTLPTKMTRPRGGKAYTF
- the LOC135259749 gene encoding chondroitin sulfate proteoglycan 5-like isoform X5, which encodes MGRETQFCSGCWRWVMLSSFLVLHLIPLYAHGNSFGANGTETDNKVNVSSPLNREDEQMAGVTGSISPVSLPVRAERKPRGGEELGSGMLGEGIAPGGNGHEISLDSAENDHLLNVGSEGMGSNLPTLPAPRGPADVHLDFKDDKDQLPHTDPPWQRAKEHQEVTVFDLDRQPHSPTPSLPHFQPDAFTVDFFDPASRRRNLDLSDTGAHELQGGNPNSWELPEGYEYTTNYENSYSTIENQYTTVERRDESVMRFATAPPSVHFNPRRPDIKLPSGSAEDEEPPAAPGVVDATNGSLCRQGYVRHNATCRSVCDFFPSYCFNGGQCYLVEGAGVFCRCNVQDYIWHKGSRCESVITEFQVMCIAIGGAALMVLLLFMITVCFAKKLHLLKTENSKLRKRSSKYRPPSEQHNDNFSLSTIAEGSHPNDDPNAQNKLEDPVKSPPPKEDEPLNIQNSLTPKHENNKAACEENSSEGGVTVEVEERLLKHSSKKPPASSALDHDACFHRHHYSSPELGRRGRADSQLEQRDVPPRQVGSPISTRSLPTLPTKMTRPRGGKAYTF